One stretch of Juglans microcarpa x Juglans regia isolate MS1-56 chromosome 3D, Jm3101_v1.0, whole genome shotgun sequence DNA includes these proteins:
- the LOC121256065 gene encoding probable xyloglucan endotransglucosylase/hydrolase protein B isoform X2, whose amino-acid sequence MGSYVWTLLLGFLFIVPGTMGAPPRKPVDVPFARNYVPTWAFDHIKYFNGGSEIQLHLDKYTGTGFQSKGSYLFGHFSMQIKLVPGDSAGTVTAFYLSSQNSEHDEIDFEFLGNRTGQPYILQTNVFTGGKGDREQRIYLWFDPTQAYHSYSVLWNLYQIVFFVDDVPIRVFKNCKDLGLRFPFNQPMKIYSSLWNADDWATRGGLEKTDWSKAPFIAAYKSFHIDGCEASVEAKFCATQGKRWWDQKEFQDLDAYQYRRLQWVRTKYTIYNYCTDRVRYPSISPECKRDRDI is encoded by the exons ATGGGTTCTTATGTGTGGACTCTGTTACTGGGTTTCTTATTTATTGTCCCCGGAACCATGGGAGCTCCTCCGAGGAAGCCTGTTGATGTGCCATTTGCTAGAAACTACGTGCCCACATGGGCTTTTGATCACATTAAGTACTTCAATGGAGGCTCTGAGATTCAGCTCCATCTCGACAAATACACAG GTACTGGCTTCCAATCCAAGGGTTCGTACTTGTTCGGCCACTTCAGTATGCAAATCAAGTTGGTTCCTGGGGATTCTGCCGGAACAGTTACTGCCTTCTAT CTATCATCTCAAAACTCGGAGCATGATGAAATAGACTTCGAGTTCTTAGGTAACAGGACGGGGCAGCCTTACATTTTACAGACAAATGTCTTCACAGGAGGGAAGGGCGACAGAGAACAGAGGATATATCTTTGGTTTGACCCAACCCAAGCTTACCACTCCTACTCCGTTCTCTGGAATCTGTATCAGATTGT GTTCTTTGTGGACGACGTACCCATAAGGGTGTTCAAGAACTGCAAAGATTTGGGACTGAGATTCCCATTTAACCAACCCATGAAGATTTACTCCAGCCTCTGGAACGCCGATGACTGGGCTACAAGGGGCGGCCTCGAGAAGACAGACTGGTCCAAGGCACCCTTCATCGCCGCCTACAAGAGCTTCCACATCGACGGCTGCGAGGCGTCGGTGGAGGCTAAGTTCTGCGCCACTCAGGGCAAAAGATGGTGGGATCAGAAGGAGTTCCAAGACCTTGACGCTTATCAGTACAGACGCCTGCAGTGGGTCCGTACCAAATACACCATTTACAACTACTGCACTGACAGAGTCAGATACCCTTCTATCTCACCAGAGTGCAAGCGAGACAGAGATATATGA
- the LOC121256065 gene encoding probable xyloglucan endotransglucosylase/hydrolase protein B isoform X1 encodes MLQKKDTRKMGSYVWTLLLGFLFIVPGTMGAPPRKPVDVPFARNYVPTWAFDHIKYFNGGSEIQLHLDKYTGTGFQSKGSYLFGHFSMQIKLVPGDSAGTVTAFYLSSQNSEHDEIDFEFLGNRTGQPYILQTNVFTGGKGDREQRIYLWFDPTQAYHSYSVLWNLYQIVFFVDDVPIRVFKNCKDLGLRFPFNQPMKIYSSLWNADDWATRGGLEKTDWSKAPFIAAYKSFHIDGCEASVEAKFCATQGKRWWDQKEFQDLDAYQYRRLQWVRTKYTIYNYCTDRVRYPSISPECKRDRDI; translated from the exons ATGCTTCAGAAGAAGGATACCCG aaAAATGGGTTCTTATGTGTGGACTCTGTTACTGGGTTTCTTATTTATTGTCCCCGGAACCATGGGAGCTCCTCCGAGGAAGCCTGTTGATGTGCCATTTGCTAGAAACTACGTGCCCACATGGGCTTTTGATCACATTAAGTACTTCAATGGAGGCTCTGAGATTCAGCTCCATCTCGACAAATACACAG GTACTGGCTTCCAATCCAAGGGTTCGTACTTGTTCGGCCACTTCAGTATGCAAATCAAGTTGGTTCCTGGGGATTCTGCCGGAACAGTTACTGCCTTCTAT CTATCATCTCAAAACTCGGAGCATGATGAAATAGACTTCGAGTTCTTAGGTAACAGGACGGGGCAGCCTTACATTTTACAGACAAATGTCTTCACAGGAGGGAAGGGCGACAGAGAACAGAGGATATATCTTTGGTTTGACCCAACCCAAGCTTACCACTCCTACTCCGTTCTCTGGAATCTGTATCAGATTGT GTTCTTTGTGGACGACGTACCCATAAGGGTGTTCAAGAACTGCAAAGATTTGGGACTGAGATTCCCATTTAACCAACCCATGAAGATTTACTCCAGCCTCTGGAACGCCGATGACTGGGCTACAAGGGGCGGCCTCGAGAAGACAGACTGGTCCAAGGCACCCTTCATCGCCGCCTACAAGAGCTTCCACATCGACGGCTGCGAGGCGTCGGTGGAGGCTAAGTTCTGCGCCACTCAGGGCAAAAGATGGTGGGATCAGAAGGAGTTCCAAGACCTTGACGCTTATCAGTACAGACGCCTGCAGTGGGTCCGTACCAAATACACCATTTACAACTACTGCACTGACAGAGTCAGATACCCTTCTATCTCACCAGAGTGCAAGCGAGACAGAGATATATGA